Proteins from a single region of Deltaproteobacteria bacterium:
- a CDS encoding heme-binding protein, giving the protein MKQARALVDAGIRAAEEKGYLVTVTVVDASGNFMWAGRMDGTKFVAPDIARGKAFAAAAFRQSTGGLEEKANPKPVFYAGVQIIHDGRMAIGQGGLPVWMGDELVGGIGVSGAAPHEDEEVAAAALEAEGFSFPAADVAMRSALGHSR; this is encoded by the coding sequence ATGAAACAGGCGCGGGCGCTGGTGGATGCCGGCATCCGCGCGGCAGAGGAAAAGGGCTACCTGGTAACGGTGACCGTGGTGGATGCCAGCGGCAACTTCATGTGGGCCGGGCGCATGGACGGGACCAAATTCGTGGCGCCGGACATCGCCCGGGGCAAGGCCTTCGCGGCCGCGGCCTTCCGGCAGAGCACCGGCGGTCTGGAAGAGAAGGCCAACCCCAAACCGGTGTTCTACGCCGGCGTCCAGATCATACACGACGGCCGCATGGCCATCGGCCAGGGCGGCTTGCCCGTCTGGATGGGCGACGAGCTGGTGGGCGGCATCGGCGTGAGCGGCGCCGCGCCCCACGAAGACGAGGAAGTGGCCGCCGCTGCGCTCGAGGCGGAAGGCTTCTCGTTCCCGGCGGCGGACGTGGCCATGCGCTCGGCGCTGGGCCATTCACGGTAG
- a CDS encoding Rieske 2Fe-2S domain-containing protein — MLTREDNDILTQVGPGTPMGALMRRYWVPVVLSSELEAGGRTKRVRILGESMVAFRTTRGEAGLLGETCSHRRVSLYYGRVEPDGLRCCYHGWKYGLDGRCLEMPNESPETDFKHAVRHPAYPCRERGGVVWAFMGDPAHMTDLPDFEWLGLADNQRFISKYYQSNNYFQALEGGIDSSHISFLHAPLDATDRTSLESLEKAGFGVDTAVGTTDRSPRFEVVDTDYGVMIGARRNAPDDHYYWRITQFLMPFYTMPPPQDEDPILHSHAWVPADDEHLINWTITWHPTRPLREEELASLADGFSSHITRFGPPINGPYGDVRPEATPDDDYGMDWEAHRTRMFCGIPGFGMQDRAMTESQGPIFDRTRERLGTSDTAIIKVRKCLIDSARMLREGQADPPGLDPKLHHVRATSVRLPNDAAWVEAVQDRVNIAS, encoded by the coding sequence ATGCTGACCAGAGAAGACAACGACATCCTGACACAAGTCGGCCCAGGCACCCCCATGGGCGCGCTGATGCGGCGCTATTGGGTGCCGGTGGTCCTTTCGAGCGAGCTGGAGGCCGGCGGCCGGACCAAGAGGGTCCGCATACTGGGCGAGAGCATGGTGGCGTTTCGCACCACTCGCGGCGAGGCCGGATTGCTGGGCGAGACGTGCTCGCACCGGCGCGTGTCGCTCTACTACGGGCGCGTGGAGCCGGACGGGTTGCGCTGCTGCTACCACGGCTGGAAGTACGGGCTCGACGGGCGCTGTCTGGAGATGCCCAACGAGTCCCCGGAAACGGACTTCAAGCACGCCGTGCGGCATCCCGCCTATCCCTGCCGCGAGCGCGGCGGCGTGGTGTGGGCGTTCATGGGCGATCCCGCGCACATGACGGACCTGCCGGACTTCGAGTGGCTGGGGCTGGCGGACAACCAGCGCTTCATCTCGAAGTACTACCAGAGCAACAACTACTTTCAGGCGCTGGAAGGCGGCATCGACTCCAGCCACATCTCGTTCCTGCACGCGCCGCTGGATGCCACCGACCGCACATCCCTGGAGAGCCTCGAGAAGGCCGGCTTCGGCGTGGACACCGCCGTGGGGACCACGGACCGGAGCCCGCGCTTCGAGGTCGTGGACACGGACTACGGGGTCATGATCGGAGCCCGGCGGAATGCACCCGACGACCATTACTACTGGCGCATCACGCAGTTCCTCATGCCCTTCTACACCATGCCGCCGCCCCAGGACGAGGATCCGATCCTGCACTCGCACGCGTGGGTGCCGGCGGACGACGAGCACCTCATCAACTGGACCATCACCTGGCACCCCACGCGCCCGCTGCGGGAAGAAGAGCTGGCGTCCCTGGCCGACGGCTTCAGCTCCCACATCACGCGCTTCGGGCCGCCCATCAACGGCCCCTACGGCGACGTCCGCCCCGAGGCGACCCCCGACGACGACTACGGCATGGACTGGGAGGCACACCGCACGCGCATGTTCTGCGGCATTCCCGGTTTCGGCATGCAGGACCGCGCCATGACCGAGAGCCAGGGCCCCATCTTCGACCGCACCCGGGAACGCCTGGGCACCAGCGACACCGCCATCATCAAGGTGCGCAAGTGTCTCATCGACTCCGCCAGGATGCTGCGGGAGGGACAGGCCGACCCGCCGGGACTGGACCCGAAGCTGCACCACGTCCGCGCCACCTCGGTGCGGCTGCCCAACGATGCCGCGTGGGTCGAGGCGGTGCAGGACCGCGTGAACATCGCCTCGTAG